One segment of Danaus plexippus chromosome 18 unlocalized genomic scaffold, MEX_DaPlex mxdp_35, whole genome shotgun sequence DNA contains the following:
- the LOC116772833 gene encoding sodium/potassium-transporting ATPase subunit alpha isoform X4 — protein sequence MASKESLDTRRKPPAKKRKAGDLDDLKQELDIDYHKVTPEELYQRFQTHPENGLSHAKAKENLERDGPNALTPPKQTPEWVKFCKNLFGGFALLLWIGAILCFIAYGIVASTVEEPSDDHLYLGIVLAAVVIVTGIFSYYQESKSSKIMESFKNMVPQFATVIREGEKLTLRAEDLVLGDVVEVKFGDRIPADIRIIEARGFKVDNSSLTGESEPQSRGPEFTNENPLETKNLAFFSTNAVEGTAKGIVICCGDNTVMGRIAGLASGLDTGETPIAKEIHHFIHLITGVAVFLGVTFFIIAFILGYHWLDAVIFLIGIIVANVPEGLLATVTVCLTLTAKRMASKNCLVKNLEAVETLGSTSTICSDKTGTLTQNRMTVAHMWFDNQIIEADTTEDQSGVQYDRTSPGFKALAKIASLCNRAEFKGGQDGVPILKKEVAGDASEAALLKCMELALGDVLSIRKRNKKVCEIPFNSTNKYQVSIHESDDPSDPRHLLVMKGAPERILERCSTIFIGGKEKVLDEEMKEAFNNAYLELGGLGERVLGFCDLQLPSDKYPIGYKFNTDDPNFPLDNLRFVGLMSMIDPPRAAVPDAVAKCRSAGIKVIMVTGDHPITAKAIAKSVGIISEGNETVEDIAARLNIPVSEVNPREAKAAVVHGTELRDLNSDQLDEILKFHTEIVFARTSPQQKLIIVEGCQRLGAIVAVTGDGVNDSPALKKADIGVAMGIAGSDVSKQAADMILLDDNFASIVTGVEEGRLIFDNLKKSIAYTLTSNIPEISPFLAFILCDIPLPLGTVTILCIDLGTDMVPAISLAYEEAESDIMKRQPRNPFTDKLVNERLISMAYGQIGMIQAAAGFFVYFVIMAENGFLPTKLFGIRKQWDSKAINDLPDSYGQEWTYRDRKALEFTCHTAFFVSIVVVQWADLIICKTRRNSIVHQGMRNWALNFGLVFETALAAFLSYTPGMDKGLRMYPLKLVWWLPAIPFMLSIFIYDEIRRFYLRRNPGGWLEQETYY from the exons ACCCGCCGGAAACCCCCTGCGAAGAAACGGAAAGCGGGAGACTTAGATGATCTTAAACAGGAATTAGATATCGATTACCACAAAGTAACGCCAGAGGAACTGTACCAAAGATTTCAAACGCACCCCGAAAAT GGACTTAGCCACGCAAAAGCGAAAGAGAACCTTGAACGAGATGGCCCAAATGCACTCACACCTCCAAAACAGACGCCTGAATGGGttaagttttgtaaaaatctCTTCGGTGGTTTCGCGTTATTACTGTGGATTGGTGCTATCCTATGCTTTATTGCCTATGGTATTGTG GCGAGTACTGTTGAAGAACCCTCGGACGACCACTTGTATCTCGGAATCGTATTGGCGGCTGTCGTTATCGTGACTGGAATATTCTCTTACTACCAAGAAAGCAAGTCTTCCAAGATCATGGAATCCTTCAAGAACATGGTACCTCAATTCGCTACCGTTATCCGTGAAGGAGAAAAGTTAACGCTTCGCGCTGAGGATCTGGTGCTTGGAGACGTTGTTGAG GTGAAATTCGGCGATCGTATTCCTGCTGATATCAGGATCATTGAGGCTCGTGGATTCAAAGTCGATAACTCAAGTTTAACTGGCGAATCGGAACCTCAGTCTCGTGGACCCGAGTTCACTAATGAAAATCCTCTGGAAACTAAGAACTTGGCATTCTTCTCCACCAATGCTGTTGAAGGAACTGCTAAAGGAATCGTTATCTGCTGCGGTGACAACAcg GTCATGGGTCGTATTGCTGGTCTGGCGTCTGGTTTGGACACTGGTGAAACCCCCATTGCTAAGGAAATCCACCACTTCATCCACTTGATCACCGGCGTGGCTGTCTTCCTCGGAGTTACTTTCTTCATCATTGCCTTTATCCTTGGTTATCATTGGCTTGATGCTGTCATTTTCCTTATTG gtaTCATTGTAGCCAACGTACCCGAAGGTTTACTCGCCACCGTAACTGTATGTTTGACCCTGACTGCCAAGCGCATGGCCTCCAAAAACTGTCTCGTGAAGAATTTGGAAGCTGTAGAGACCCTTGGATCTACATCTACCATCTGCTCAGACAAGACCGGAACCTTAACCCAGAACAGGATGACAGTTGCTCATATGTGGTTCGATAACCAGATCATTGAAGCCGATACTACTGAGGATCAATCTGGAGTACAATAtg ACCGCACCAGCCCCGGATTCAAGGCTCTCGCCAAGATCGCAAGTCTCTGCAATCGTGCCGAATTCAAAGGTGGTCAGGACGGTGTGCCTATTCTGAAGAAAGAAGTAGCTGGAGATGCCTCCGAAGCTGCCCTGCTTAAATGTATGGAACTGGCCCTCGGGGATGTACTGTCTATCAGGAAGAGGAACAAGAAAGTATGCGAGATCCCCTTCAACTCTACCAACAAGTACCAGGTGTCTATTCACGAAAGCGATGATCCCAGCGACCCACGTCACCTGCTGGTCATGAAGGGAGCTCCCGAGAGGATCCTGGAACGCTGCAGCACTATCTTCATTGGTGGCAAGGAAaag GTCTTGGATGAGGAAATGAAGGAAGCTTTCAACAATGCCTACTTGGAGCTTGGTGGACTTGGTGAACGTGTACTCGGTTTCTGCGACCTTCAACTGCCTTCCGACAAGTACCCCATTGGCTATAAGTTCAACACTGACGACCCCAACTTCCCACTCGACAACTTGCGTTTTGTTGGCCTCATGAGTATGATTGACCCCCCTCGCGCTGCCGTACCCGACGCTGTCGCCAAATGCCGATCCGCTGGTATCAAG GTCATTATGGTTACCGGAGATCACCCTATCACTGCCAAGGCTATCGCCAAATCCGTCGGAATTATCTCTGAAGGAAACGAAACCGTTGAAGACATCGCCGCCCGTCTGAACATTCCCGTTTCTGAAGTCAACCCTCGTGAAGCTAAGGCCGCCGTAGTTCACGGAACTGAACTCAGGGATCTTAACTCGGATCAACTCGACGAAATTCTCAA GTTCCACACGGAGATCGTATTCGCCCGCACCTCCCCTCAGCAGAAGCTCATCATCGTAGAAGGTTGCCAACGCCTGGGTGCAATTGTGGCCGTGACAGGTGACGGTGTCAATGACTCGCCAGCTCTCAAGAAGGCTGACATCGGTGTAGCTATGGGTATCGCCGGCTCCGACGTGTCCAAACAA GCTGCCGACATGATCCTGTTGGACGATAACTTCGCGTCTATCGTCACCGGAGTCGAGGAGGGTCGTCTCATCTTCGACAACCTCAAGAAGTCCATCGCTTACACTCTGACATCGAACATTCCTGAAATTTCCCCCTTCCTTGCGTTTATCCTTTGCGACATTCCACTGCCGCTAGGCACTGTTACCATTCTCTGCATCGATCTCGGAACCGACATG GTGCCCGCCATTTCCCTGGCTTACGAGGAGGCCGAATCTGACATAATGAAGCGACAGCCGCGTAATCCTTTCACTGATAAGCTCGTTAACGAGAG GTTGATTTCCATGGCTTACGGACAAATCGGAATGATTCAAGCCGCAGCTGGTTTCTTTGTATACTTCGTGATCATGGCTGAGAACGGATTCCTTCCCACCAAACTGTTCGGGATCAGGAAGCAATGGGACTCTAAGGCCATCAACGATCTGCCCGACTCCTATGGACAGGAATGG ACCTACCGTGACCGCAAGGCTCTGGAGTTCACTTGCCACACGGCTTTCTTCGTTTCCATCGTCGTAGTACAGTGGGCGGACTTGATCATTTGCAAGACTCGCCGTAACTCTATCGTCCACCAGGGCATGCGCAACTGGGCCCTGAACTTCGGTCTCGTGTTTGAAACTGCCCTCGCCGCCTTCTTATCCTACACTCCCGGCATGGACAAGGGTCTGCGGATGTATCCTCTCAA GTTGGTGTGGTGGCTGCCCGCCATTCCCTTCATGCTGTCCATCTTCATCTACGATGAGATCCGACGCTTCTACCTGCGCCGTAACCCCGGCGGCTGGCTCGAACAAGAGACTTACTACTAA
- the LOC116772833 gene encoding sodium/potassium-transporting ATPase subunit alpha isoform X2: MASKESLDHGRTDSYRVATIGPLKDDNRTADGQYKTRRKPPAKKRKAGDLDDLKQELDIDYHKVTPEELYQRFQTHPENGLSHAKAKENLERDGPNALTPPKQTPEWVKFCKNLFGGFALLLWIGAILCFIAYGIVASTVEEPSDDHLYLGIVLAAVVIVTGIFSYYQESKSSKIMESFKNMVPQFATVIREGEKLTLRAEDLVLGDVVEVKFGDRIPADIRIIEARGFKVDNSSLTGESEPQSRGPEFTNENPLETKNLAFFSTNAVEGTAKGIVICCGDNTVMGRIAGLASGLDTGETPIAKEIHHFIHLITGVAVFLGVTFFIIAFILGYHWLDAVIFLIGIIVANVPEGLLATVTVCLTLTAKRMASKNCLVKNLEAVETLGSTSTICSDKTGTLTQNRMTVAHMWFDNQIIEADTTEDQSGVQYDRTSPGFKALAKIASLCNRAEFKGGQDGVPILKKEVAGDASEAALLKCMELALGDVLSIRKRNKKVCEIPFNSTNKYQVSIHESDDPSDPRHLLVMKGAPERILERCSTIFIGGKEKVLDEEMKEAFNNAYLELGGLGERVLGFCDLQLPSDKYPIGYKFNTDDPNFPLDNLRFVGLMSMIDPPRAAVPDAVAKCRSAGIKVIMVTGDHPITAKAIAKSVGIISEGNETVEDIAARLNIPVSEVNPREAKAAVVHGTELRDLNSDQLDEILKFHTEIVFARTSPQQKLIIVEGCQRLGAIVAVTGDGVNDSPALKKADIGVAMGIAGSDVSKQAADMILLDDNFASIVTGVEEGRLIFDNLKKSIAYTLTSNIPEISPFLAFILCDIPLPLGTVTILCIDLGTDMVPAIALAYEEAEADIMKRPPRNPFNDKLVNERLISMAYGQIGMIQAAAGFFVYFVIMAENGFLPTKLFGIRKQWDSKAINDLPDSYGQEWTYRDRKALEFTCHTAFFVSIVVVQWADLIICKTRRNSIVHQGMRNWALNFGLVFETALAAFLSYTPGMDKGLRMYPLKLVWWLPAIPFMLSIFIYDEIRRFYLRRNPGGWLEQETYY; the protein is encoded by the exons ACCCGCCGGAAACCCCCTGCGAAGAAACGGAAAGCGGGAGACTTAGATGATCTTAAACAGGAATTAGATATCGATTACCACAAAGTAACGCCAGAGGAACTGTACCAAAGATTTCAAACGCACCCCGAAAAT GGACTTAGCCACGCAAAAGCGAAAGAGAACCTTGAACGAGATGGCCCAAATGCACTCACACCTCCAAAACAGACGCCTGAATGGGttaagttttgtaaaaatctCTTCGGTGGTTTCGCGTTATTACTGTGGATTGGTGCTATCCTATGCTTTATTGCCTATGGTATTGTG GCGAGTACTGTTGAAGAACCCTCGGACGACCACTTGTATCTCGGAATCGTATTGGCGGCTGTCGTTATCGTGACTGGAATATTCTCTTACTACCAAGAAAGCAAGTCTTCCAAGATCATGGAATCCTTCAAGAACATGGTACCTCAATTCGCTACCGTTATCCGTGAAGGAGAAAAGTTAACGCTTCGCGCTGAGGATCTGGTGCTTGGAGACGTTGTTGAG GTGAAATTCGGCGATCGTATTCCTGCTGATATCAGGATCATTGAGGCTCGTGGATTCAAAGTCGATAACTCAAGTTTAACTGGCGAATCGGAACCTCAGTCTCGTGGACCCGAGTTCACTAATGAAAATCCTCTGGAAACTAAGAACTTGGCATTCTTCTCCACCAATGCTGTTGAAGGAACTGCTAAAGGAATCGTTATCTGCTGCGGTGACAACAcg GTCATGGGTCGTATTGCTGGTCTGGCGTCTGGTTTGGACACTGGTGAAACCCCCATTGCTAAGGAAATCCACCACTTCATCCACTTGATCACCGGCGTGGCTGTCTTCCTCGGAGTTACTTTCTTCATCATTGCCTTTATCCTTGGTTATCATTGGCTTGATGCTGTCATTTTCCTTATTG gtaTCATTGTAGCCAACGTACCCGAAGGTTTACTCGCCACCGTAACTGTATGTTTGACCCTGACTGCCAAGCGCATGGCCTCCAAAAACTGTCTCGTGAAGAATTTGGAAGCTGTAGAGACCCTTGGATCTACATCTACCATCTGCTCAGACAAGACCGGAACCTTAACCCAGAACAGGATGACAGTTGCTCATATGTGGTTCGATAACCAGATCATTGAAGCCGATACTACTGAGGATCAATCTGGAGTACAATAtg ACCGCACCAGCCCCGGATTCAAGGCTCTCGCCAAGATCGCAAGTCTCTGCAATCGTGCCGAATTCAAAGGTGGTCAGGACGGTGTGCCTATTCTGAAGAAAGAAGTAGCTGGAGATGCCTCCGAAGCTGCCCTGCTTAAATGTATGGAACTGGCCCTCGGGGATGTACTGTCTATCAGGAAGAGGAACAAGAAAGTATGCGAGATCCCCTTCAACTCTACCAACAAGTACCAGGTGTCTATTCACGAAAGCGATGATCCCAGCGACCCACGTCACCTGCTGGTCATGAAGGGAGCTCCCGAGAGGATCCTGGAACGCTGCAGCACTATCTTCATTGGTGGCAAGGAAaag GTCTTGGATGAGGAAATGAAGGAAGCTTTCAACAATGCCTACTTGGAGCTTGGTGGACTTGGTGAACGTGTACTCGGTTTCTGCGACCTTCAACTGCCTTCCGACAAGTACCCCATTGGCTATAAGTTCAACACTGACGACCCCAACTTCCCACTCGACAACTTGCGTTTTGTTGGCCTCATGAGTATGATTGACCCCCCTCGCGCTGCCGTACCCGACGCTGTCGCCAAATGCCGATCCGCTGGTATCAAG GTCATTATGGTTACCGGAGATCACCCTATCACTGCCAAGGCTATCGCCAAATCCGTCGGAATTATCTCTGAAGGAAACGAAACCGTTGAAGACATCGCCGCCCGTCTGAACATTCCCGTTTCTGAAGTCAACCCTCGTGAAGCTAAGGCCGCCGTAGTTCACGGAACTGAACTCAGGGATCTTAACTCGGATCAACTCGACGAAATTCTCAA GTTCCACACGGAGATCGTATTCGCCCGCACCTCCCCTCAGCAGAAGCTCATCATCGTAGAAGGTTGCCAACGCCTGGGTGCAATTGTGGCCGTGACAGGTGACGGTGTCAATGACTCGCCAGCTCTCAAGAAGGCTGACATCGGTGTAGCTATGGGTATCGCCGGCTCCGACGTGTCCAAACAA GCTGCCGACATGATCCTGTTGGACGATAACTTCGCGTCTATCGTCACCGGAGTCGAGGAGGGTCGTCTCATCTTCGACAACCTCAAGAAGTCCATCGCTTACACTCTGACATCGAACATTCCTGAAATTTCCCCCTTCCTTGCGTTTATCCTTTGCGACATTCCACTGCCGCTAGGCACTGTTACCATTCTCTGCATCGATCTCGGAACCGACATG GTGCCCGCTATAGCGCTGGCGTACGAGGAGGCGGAAGCGGATATTATGAAACGCCCGCCTAGAAACCCATTTAACGACAAACTTGTCAACGAAAG GTTGATTTCCATGGCTTACGGACAAATCGGAATGATTCAAGCCGCAGCTGGTTTCTTTGTATACTTCGTGATCATGGCTGAGAACGGATTCCTTCCCACCAAACTGTTCGGGATCAGGAAGCAATGGGACTCTAAGGCCATCAACGATCTGCCCGACTCCTATGGACAGGAATGG ACCTACCGTGACCGCAAGGCTCTGGAGTTCACTTGCCACACGGCTTTCTTCGTTTCCATCGTCGTAGTACAGTGGGCGGACTTGATCATTTGCAAGACTCGCCGTAACTCTATCGTCCACCAGGGCATGCGCAACTGGGCCCTGAACTTCGGTCTCGTGTTTGAAACTGCCCTCGCCGCCTTCTTATCCTACACTCCCGGCATGGACAAGGGTCTGCGGATGTATCCTCTCAA GTTGGTGTGGTGGCTGCCCGCCATTCCCTTCATGCTGTCCATCTTCATCTACGATGAGATCCGACGCTTCTACCTGCGCCGTAACCCCGGCGGCTGGCTCGAACAAGAGACTTACTACTAA
- the LOC116772833 gene encoding sodium/potassium-transporting ATPase subunit alpha isoform X5 — MVTETRRKPPAKKRKAGDLDDLKQELDIDYHKVTPEELYQRFQTHPENGLSHAKAKENLERDGPNALTPPKQTPEWVKFCKNLFGGFALLLWIGAILCFIAYGIVASTVEEPSDDHLYLGIVLAAVVIVTGIFSYYQESKSSKIMESFKNMVPQFATVIREGEKLTLRAEDLVLGDVVEVKFGDRIPADIRIIEARGFKVDNSSLTGESEPQSRGPEFTNENPLETKNLAFFSTNAVEGTAKGIVICCGDNTVMGRIAGLASGLDTGETPIAKEIHHFIHLITGVAVFLGVTFFIIAFILGYHWLDAVIFLIGIIVANVPEGLLATVTVCLTLTAKRMASKNCLVKNLEAVETLGSTSTICSDKTGTLTQNRMTVAHMWFDNQIIEADTTEDQSGVQYDRTSPGFKALAKIASLCNRAEFKGGQDGVPILKKEVAGDASEAALLKCMELALGDVLSIRKRNKKVCEIPFNSTNKYQVSIHESDDPSDPRHLLVMKGAPERILERCSTIFIGGKEKVLDEEMKEAFNNAYLELGGLGERVLGFCDLQLPSDKYPIGYKFNTDDPNFPLDNLRFVGLMSMIDPPRAAVPDAVAKCRSAGIKVIMVTGDHPITAKAIAKSVGIISEGNETVEDIAARLNIPVSEVNPREAKAAVVHGTELRDLNSDQLDEILKFHTEIVFARTSPQQKLIIVEGCQRLGAIVAVTGDGVNDSPALKKADIGVAMGIAGSDVSKQAADMILLDDNFASIVTGVEEGRLIFDNLKKSIAYTLTSNIPEISPFLAFILCDIPLPLGTVTILCIDLGTDMVPAISLAYEEAESDIMKRQPRNPFTDKLVNERLISMAYGQIGMIQAAAGFFVYFVIMAENGFLPTKLFGIRKQWDSKAINDLPDSYGQEWTYRDRKALEFTCHTAFFVSIVVVQWADLIICKTRRNSIVHQGMRNWALNFGLVFETALAAFLSYTPGMDKGLRMYPLKLVWWLPAIPFMLSIFIYDEIRRFYLRRNPGGWLEQETYY, encoded by the exons ACCCGCCGGAAACCCCCTGCGAAGAAACGGAAAGCGGGAGACTTAGATGATCTTAAACAGGAATTAGATATCGATTACCACAAAGTAACGCCAGAGGAACTGTACCAAAGATTTCAAACGCACCCCGAAAAT GGACTTAGCCACGCAAAAGCGAAAGAGAACCTTGAACGAGATGGCCCAAATGCACTCACACCTCCAAAACAGACGCCTGAATGGGttaagttttgtaaaaatctCTTCGGTGGTTTCGCGTTATTACTGTGGATTGGTGCTATCCTATGCTTTATTGCCTATGGTATTGTG GCGAGTACTGTTGAAGAACCCTCGGACGACCACTTGTATCTCGGAATCGTATTGGCGGCTGTCGTTATCGTGACTGGAATATTCTCTTACTACCAAGAAAGCAAGTCTTCCAAGATCATGGAATCCTTCAAGAACATGGTACCTCAATTCGCTACCGTTATCCGTGAAGGAGAAAAGTTAACGCTTCGCGCTGAGGATCTGGTGCTTGGAGACGTTGTTGAG GTGAAATTCGGCGATCGTATTCCTGCTGATATCAGGATCATTGAGGCTCGTGGATTCAAAGTCGATAACTCAAGTTTAACTGGCGAATCGGAACCTCAGTCTCGTGGACCCGAGTTCACTAATGAAAATCCTCTGGAAACTAAGAACTTGGCATTCTTCTCCACCAATGCTGTTGAAGGAACTGCTAAAGGAATCGTTATCTGCTGCGGTGACAACAcg GTCATGGGTCGTATTGCTGGTCTGGCGTCTGGTTTGGACACTGGTGAAACCCCCATTGCTAAGGAAATCCACCACTTCATCCACTTGATCACCGGCGTGGCTGTCTTCCTCGGAGTTACTTTCTTCATCATTGCCTTTATCCTTGGTTATCATTGGCTTGATGCTGTCATTTTCCTTATTG gtaTCATTGTAGCCAACGTACCCGAAGGTTTACTCGCCACCGTAACTGTATGTTTGACCCTGACTGCCAAGCGCATGGCCTCCAAAAACTGTCTCGTGAAGAATTTGGAAGCTGTAGAGACCCTTGGATCTACATCTACCATCTGCTCAGACAAGACCGGAACCTTAACCCAGAACAGGATGACAGTTGCTCATATGTGGTTCGATAACCAGATCATTGAAGCCGATACTACTGAGGATCAATCTGGAGTACAATAtg ACCGCACCAGCCCCGGATTCAAGGCTCTCGCCAAGATCGCAAGTCTCTGCAATCGTGCCGAATTCAAAGGTGGTCAGGACGGTGTGCCTATTCTGAAGAAAGAAGTAGCTGGAGATGCCTCCGAAGCTGCCCTGCTTAAATGTATGGAACTGGCCCTCGGGGATGTACTGTCTATCAGGAAGAGGAACAAGAAAGTATGCGAGATCCCCTTCAACTCTACCAACAAGTACCAGGTGTCTATTCACGAAAGCGATGATCCCAGCGACCCACGTCACCTGCTGGTCATGAAGGGAGCTCCCGAGAGGATCCTGGAACGCTGCAGCACTATCTTCATTGGTGGCAAGGAAaag GTCTTGGATGAGGAAATGAAGGAAGCTTTCAACAATGCCTACTTGGAGCTTGGTGGACTTGGTGAACGTGTACTCGGTTTCTGCGACCTTCAACTGCCTTCCGACAAGTACCCCATTGGCTATAAGTTCAACACTGACGACCCCAACTTCCCACTCGACAACTTGCGTTTTGTTGGCCTCATGAGTATGATTGACCCCCCTCGCGCTGCCGTACCCGACGCTGTCGCCAAATGCCGATCCGCTGGTATCAAG GTCATTATGGTTACCGGAGATCACCCTATCACTGCCAAGGCTATCGCCAAATCCGTCGGAATTATCTCTGAAGGAAACGAAACCGTTGAAGACATCGCCGCCCGTCTGAACATTCCCGTTTCTGAAGTCAACCCTCGTGAAGCTAAGGCCGCCGTAGTTCACGGAACTGAACTCAGGGATCTTAACTCGGATCAACTCGACGAAATTCTCAA GTTCCACACGGAGATCGTATTCGCCCGCACCTCCCCTCAGCAGAAGCTCATCATCGTAGAAGGTTGCCAACGCCTGGGTGCAATTGTGGCCGTGACAGGTGACGGTGTCAATGACTCGCCAGCTCTCAAGAAGGCTGACATCGGTGTAGCTATGGGTATCGCCGGCTCCGACGTGTCCAAACAA GCTGCCGACATGATCCTGTTGGACGATAACTTCGCGTCTATCGTCACCGGAGTCGAGGAGGGTCGTCTCATCTTCGACAACCTCAAGAAGTCCATCGCTTACACTCTGACATCGAACATTCCTGAAATTTCCCCCTTCCTTGCGTTTATCCTTTGCGACATTCCACTGCCGCTAGGCACTGTTACCATTCTCTGCATCGATCTCGGAACCGACATG GTGCCCGCCATTTCCCTGGCTTACGAGGAGGCCGAATCTGACATAATGAAGCGACAGCCGCGTAATCCTTTCACTGATAAGCTCGTTAACGAGAG GTTGATTTCCATGGCTTACGGACAAATCGGAATGATTCAAGCCGCAGCTGGTTTCTTTGTATACTTCGTGATCATGGCTGAGAACGGATTCCTTCCCACCAAACTGTTCGGGATCAGGAAGCAATGGGACTCTAAGGCCATCAACGATCTGCCCGACTCCTATGGACAGGAATGG ACCTACCGTGACCGCAAGGCTCTGGAGTTCACTTGCCACACGGCTTTCTTCGTTTCCATCGTCGTAGTACAGTGGGCGGACTTGATCATTTGCAAGACTCGCCGTAACTCTATCGTCCACCAGGGCATGCGCAACTGGGCCCTGAACTTCGGTCTCGTGTTTGAAACTGCCCTCGCCGCCTTCTTATCCTACACTCCCGGCATGGACAAGGGTCTGCGGATGTATCCTCTCAA GTTGGTGTGGTGGCTGCCCGCCATTCCCTTCATGCTGTCCATCTTCATCTACGATGAGATCCGACGCTTCTACCTGCGCCGTAACCCCGGCGGCTGGCTCGAACAAGAGACTTACTACTAA